The Microcella flavibacter DNA segment CGAAGACGGCCGCGGGTTCGGTGGCGACGGGGGAGGCGGGCACGTGTGCAGACTAGGAGCAGTTGCTAGGTTCGTCGCGTGAGACTCGCCGGACCGCCGCGACGCGCGCTGCCGCGCGCCCGATGAGCCCGTCGCCCGGCTCCCGCGCCGGCATCCTCCTCGGCGCGATCGTGGTCGGCGCAGCCGTCGCCGCGATGTCGGCGACCGCCGCGGTCGCGGTCGGCATGGCGCGTCGCGTCGTCACGCCAGCCGTGCGGCGCGAGGAGGACGTCGCGATCCACGGCGTCGACCTGGATGCGCGGTGGATCCGCCTCGGCCGTACGCCCGACACCGCCGTTCCGGGCCGCTACGGGCTCTGGTTCGCCGGCGGGGCGGGGCACGCGCGCGTCGGGCGCATCCTGACCACCACGCCGACGACCGTCACCCGGGTGCTCGAGAGCGTGCAGAGCGGTCGCATCCAGGAGGCCCGGCGGGGCCGCTGGGGCGCCTGGTTCCATCTGAACCCGGCCGACCTCGGGCTCGACGCCGAGGAGGTCGCCGTCGCGACCGAGCTCGGGCCGGCCCCCGCCTGGGTCGTGCACCCGGCGAGCGGGCCCTCGACCGACTGGGTCGTGCAGGTGCACGGCCGGGGCGTCACCCGCGCAGAGGGGCTGCGCGCACTGCCGGTGTTCCGCCGCGCCGGCTTCTCGAGCCTGCTCATCAGCTACCGCAACGACGGTCTCGCCCCGCCGAGCGCCGACGGCCGCTACGCCCTCGGGCTCGAGGAGTGGCGCGACCTGGAATCGGCGGTCGCCGAGGCTCTGCGGCGCGGCGCCGCGCGCATCGTCGTCATGGGGTGGTCGATGGGCGGGGCCATCACCCTGCAGTTCCTCACCCGATCCCCGCTCGCCCATCACGTCGTCGGCGCCGTGCTCGAGTCGCCCGTCGTCGACTGGCGGACGGTGCTGCGGTTCCACGCGGCGCTCTCCGGGCTGCCGAGGCCGGTCGGCGAGGTCGCCCTCGGCGTGCTCGGCTCCGCGGGCGCTCGTCCGCTGCTCGGCATCGGGGCGCCCATCGACCTGGCCGAGCTCGACCTCGTCGCCCGCGCCGACGAGCTGACGGTGCCGCTGCTGCTGCTGCACAGCGACGACGACGGCTACGTGCCGCCCGGCGCCTCGCTCGCGCTGGCGGCGGCCCGACCCGACATCGTGACGCTCGAGCGGTTCGCCGTCGCCCGGCACACCAAGCTGTGGAACGTCGACCCCGTGCGCTGGGAGGCGGTCATCGAGCGGTGGCTCCGGGCCCGGGCTCAGGCGGGGACGGCTCGCGACCAGCGCGCGTAGGAGAGCCCCTCGGCGTCGACGAGCAGCTGGGTGCGCTGCCAGGTCGTGAGCGGAGCATCCCCCTCGCCCAGGAGGGGCAGCGCGCGGCCGCCCAGCCGCGGGGCGGTGGTGAGGCACAGCTCGTCGAGGAGGTCCGCCTCGAGGAGCGAGCGGATGACCGAGGGGCCGCCCTCCGCGACGAGCGAGCGCAGGCCGAGACCGCGCAGCGCATCGACCGCCTCGCTGATCGAGAAGGAGTGCTCGGCGACGACGACCGCACGGTGAGGGAGGACGCCGAGAGAGGCCGCGACCCGCTCCGCCCCGGCGGCGGTCGTCAGCACGACGACCGGGGGCGCGCCCTCGCGCGGCGCGAGACGGTGCCCGTCGAGACGACCGCTCGCCGAGACGATCGCGAGAGGCGCCCTCGACGGCAGACGGTAGCCCTCGGCGCGCACGGTGCCGGCACCGACGAGCACCGCGTCGGCGCTCTCGCGGATGACGCCGAGGATCATGCGGTCGGTGCGGCTGCTGAGCGAGTCCGAGAGGCCGTCGCCGCCGGCCGCCCGCCCGTCGATGGTGACGACGAGGTTGCACCGGATGCCCTCCGCGCCCTCCGGCGCGTACCACTCGAGCAGCCGATCCCGAGCACCCGGCGCCGCGACGTCGAGCTCGTCGCCCGGTGCCGGCAGCAGCCGACGCAGGATCACGCGGCGGTCTTCTCGCGCACCTGGCGCTTGATGCGGCCGAGCATCCCGGTCATGCCCCGCAAGCGCAGCGGGCTGACGGCGGTGGTGAGCCCGAGATCGAAGGCGAAGTCGTCGGGCACGGCGAGCACGGTCGCCGCGTCGAGGCCGGAGAGCCCCTGCACGAGGATCGAGGCGAACCCCCGCGTCGTCGGGGATTCGGCCGGCGCGGTCGCGTGGACCGCGACGACGTCGCCCTTGACGGCGACGAAGAGGAACACCGGCGACTGGCACTCCTCGACGCGCTCGAGCAGCTCGGGGCGGTCCCGGTACTCCTCCGGCAGGTTGGGCAGCTCGTTCGAGAACTCCAGCAGCAGCTGCAGGCGATCCTTCTCGGTCAGCGCGAGAAAGTCCTCGCGGGTCTCGGCGAGGGCGGGGGGCAGGTCGGCGGTCACGACTCGAGGCTATCGAGCGGGCGCGTCGCCGGGCTCGGTGCCGGTGGTGATGGGCACGCGCACGGCGCTGCCCCACTCCGTCCACGAGCCGTCGTAGTTGCGCACCTTCTCGACGCCCAGCAGGTGGGTGAGCACGAACCAGGTGTGGCTCGAACGCTCGCCGATGCGGCAGTAGGCGATCACGTCGTCCGCGTCGCCGACGCCGGCCTCGTCGCGGTAGATGGCGGAGAGCTCGTCGAGCGGGCGGAAGGTGCCGTCCTCGTTCGCGGCGCGGCTCCACGGCACGCTGCGCGCGGTCGGGATGTGGCCCGCGCGCAGGGCGCCCTCCTCGGGGTACGCGGGCGCGGTCGTCCGCTGACCGCTGTACTCCTCGGGGCTGCGCACGTCGATGAGCGGCTTGCCGAGGTGGTCGAGCACGTCCTCCTTGAAGGCGCGGATGCTCTCATCGCGCCGCTCGACGACGGGGTAGTCGGTCGGGGTCGGCGTCGGGGCGTCGGTCGTGATCGCTCGGCCCTCGGCGACCCAGCGGTCGCGGCCGCCGTCGAGCAGCCGCACGTCCTCGTGCCCGAAGAGCGTGAAGACCCACAGCGCGTACGCGGCCCACCAGTTGCTCTTGTCGCCGTAGATCACGACGGTCGAGTCGCGGGCGATGCCCTTCGCGCTCATGAGCGCGGAGAACTGCGCGCCGTCGATGTAGTCGCGCATGACGGGGTCGTTGAGCTCGGTGTGCCAGTCGACCTTCACCGCGCCGGGGATGTGCCCCACCTCGTACAGCAGCACGTCCTCGTCGGACTCGACGACGACGAGGCCCTCGGCGCCGAGGTGCTGCTCGAGCCACTCGGTCGAGACGAGGCGCTCGGGGTGGGCGTAGTGCTGGAACTTCGCAGTGCTGTCGACGGGGATCGTCATGGCGCTTCTCCTGGCTCGTCGGCGTCCGGATCGGACGGCGGGGGATCGGGGGCGGGCCCCCGGTTATCCTGGGAGCGACCGCGCCCGACGAATCTACGCACTCCGGCTGGGCGCCGACCACGATCCGGCACTGATGCGCCGCACCCGAGGAGCTCGACACCGGTGGATTCCGCGACGACCGCACTGCGCCTCATCGACCGCAATCCCGGGCTCGCCGCCGCCGAGCTGCTGGAGCACCTGGCCCCGCCGCCGCAGTTCGCGGCCGCCAGCCTCGAGAGCTACGTGCCCGACCCCGCGCATCCCTCGCAGTCGGAGGCGGTCGAGGCGGTGCGGCGGTTCGCCGACGGCGTGCCGGACGCGCCCGCCACGGGGCTCGCCGGACTCTTCCGCCGCAAGGCCCCGGTGGTGGTCGACAAGCCGGGCATCTACCTCGACGGCGGCTTCGGCGTCGGCAAGACCCACCTGCTCGCCGCACTCTGGCACCGCACCCCGGGCCGCAAGCACTTCGGCACCTTCATCGAGTACACCGCGCTCGTCGGCGCGCTCGGCTACGCGCAGGCGGTCGCGGCGCTGTCGGGCGCGCGGCTCATCGCGATCGACGAGTTCGAGCTCGACGACCCGGGGGACACGATGGTGATGTCGCGCCTGCTCGGTCAGCTGGTGGCGGGCGGAACGCGCATCGCCGCCACCTCGAACACCCCGCCGCACGCGCTCGGCGAGGGGCGCTTCGCGGCCCAGGACTTCCTGCGCGAGATCACCGCGCTCGCCGACCGCTTCGACATCCTCCGCATCGACGGCGACGACTACCGCAAGCGCGACATCGAGGGGCACGCGGTCACGCTCGACGAGGCCGCCTTCGAGGAGCGGATGCGCGAGGAGACCGCGCGCGGCACCGCCACCATCGACGACTTCGCCGCGGTGCTGCACCACCTCTCGACCGTGCACCCGAGCCGGTACATCGGTCTCATCGACGGGCTGACGGCGATCGGGCTGCGCGACGTGACGGTGCTGCGCAACCAGACCGACGCCCTGCGGCTCGTGGCGCTCGTCGACCGGCTCTACGACGCGCAGATCCGCATCGCGACGACCGGCGTGCCGCTCGACGGCATCTTCACCGACGACATGCTGTCGGGCGGCTACCGCAAGAAGTACCTGCGCGCCGTCTCGCGCATGATCGCGCTCACCACGGCCTGAACGGCGTCCAGGGGATGCTCCCTCGGCACCGGTAGACTTCCCAGTCAGGAGCGCCGGGAAGTCTGGTCGGCCCCTCGGCGCGCAGCCGAGCGGATCCGCACCGTCGACGGCGGAACCCGTCGGCCACGCCCCAGAGGACCCCATGCTCCCTCCCTGCCCGACGACCGCCCGCCCGGCACCGACGGCGGCGCCGTGAGCCTTATCGTGCTGCTCGGCGGCGCGCTCGCGACGGTCGGCCTCACCATGCTGGCGACCCGTCTCATCGGGCGCGACGCCGGCTGGATCGCCGCGGCCGCGCTGGCCGCTCTGGCCGTGCTCGTGGGCGTCCAGGCCGCGCCCGTGATCGCGGGAGGCGAGGCGGTGCGCGAGACGATCGCGTGGATGCCCACCCTCGACATCGCCGTCCGCCTGCGGCTCGACGGGCTCGCCGCGCTGTTCCTCCTCATCGTGCTCGGCATCGGCGCGCTCGTCATGGCCTACTCCGCCCGGTATCTCTCCGAGCGCTCGGTGCACGCCCACACGGGCTACTTCGCGTGGATGCTCCTCTTCGCGTTCGCGATGACCGGGCTCGTCCTGGCAGATGACCTCGTGCTGCTCTTCGTCTTCTGGGAGCTCACGACCCTGTGCTCCTTCGCCCTCATCAACCGCTCGGGCCACCGGGCGAGCGCGCCGGCCGTGCGAACGCTGCTCATCACGGCCACCGGGGGTCTCGCGCTCCTCTTCGCCGTCGTCCTGATCGTCGTGCGCACGGGCACGACGGTGCTCAGCGACGCGCTGGGCGACGCCGCGTGGCAGACCGACGCGGGCTTCACGGCCGGCGTCGCCGTGCTCGTCGCCCTCGCCGCGATGACGAAGTCGGCGCAGTTCCCGTTCCACCTCTGGCTGCCCGACGCGATGGTCGCACCGACCCCGGTGAGCGCCTACCTGCACGCCGCGGCGATGGTGAAGGCCGGCATCTACCTGCTCATGCTCTTCTCGCCCGCGCTGGCCGGAACCGTCGTCTGGCAGTCGGTCCTCGTGACGACGGGTCTCATCACGGCGATCATGGGCGCGGTCTTCGCCCTGCGGCGCTTCGATCTGAAGGAGATCATGGCGTACTCGACGGTGAGCCAGCTCGGCTTCATCGTCGCGCTCATCGGCGTCGGAACGCCCTCCGCGCTGACCACCGCGGCGCTGTACACGCTCGCGCACGCGCTCTTCAAGGCATCGCTCTTCATGGTCGTCGGCATCGTCGACCGGCAGGCGGGCACGCGCGACATCCGGCTGCTCCGCGGACTGAGGAGAGCGCTGCCGAGCACCTTCGTCGCCACGGTGCTCGCCGGGCTGTCGATGGCCGGGGTGTTCCCGCTGCTCGGATTCGTCTCGAAGGAGTACCTGCTCGGCGGCATGCTCGAGCCGGGCGGGCCGGAATGGCTGGGCGCGCTCCTCGCGACCACGGCCGTGATCGGAGCGACCGCGACCTTCGCGTACACGGGGCGCATCATCCTCGGCGGGTTCACCGACTACCGGGGCACCGACCGCATCGACGAGGCCCTCGACACGCACCGGATGCCCCAGATCGTGTCGGAGGCCTCACCGCTGTTCCTCATCCCGGCCGTCGTCCCCGCGCTCCTCGGCCTGCTCCTCGGCCCGTCGGTCGCGATGCTCCGGCCGTTGACCGGAGCCGCGGGCAGCGCCGCCGCGGGGGAGACCTACGAGGCGAGCTTCGCGATCTTCAGCGGGTTCACGCCCGAGCTCGCCCTGTCGATCACGATCATCGTGCTCGGGCTCGTCGTGATCGGCCAGCGCCGACGGCTCGACCGGGTCTTCGAGGCGCGCATCCTGCCGTTCACGGCCATCGACGTCGTCGAGCGGATCCGCACCGGCGCGATCCGCCTCGGCAGGCGGGTCGGCGGTGCGACGCGCACGGATGCTCAGCCGCTGCACCTCGGCGTGCCGTGGCTGCTGCTCGCCCTCGTCATCGGCGCCGCGCTCGTGATGTCGCCCGCGGTGGGCGAGGTCGTCGAGCCGGGGGAGCCGTGGACGGACGCGCTGCTGCTCGGGCTGCTGGTCGTGACGGTGGTCCCGGCGGTGCTCACCCGATCGCGGCTGACCGCGCTCATCCTCGTCGGCGGCGCCGGCTTCGTCGTCGCCCTCTGGTTCTTCGCCCTCGGCGCCATCGACGTCGGGCTCACGCAGCTGCTCGTCGAGCTGCTGACGGTCGTCGCGCTCGTCCTCATCCTCCGGCGCCTGCCGCCGCTCTTCCACCGCGTGGCGCGCAGCCGCCAGCTGGCGAGCGCCGCCCTGGCAGTCGGCGTGGGCGCGGCCGCGACCGCCGCCACGCTGTTCTTCACCGGTCGGCGAGAGCTGTCCGCGGTGGGACGGTACTTCCTCGACGAGGCCTACGAGGACACCGGCGGCTCGAACGTCGTCAACACGATCCTCGTGGACTACCGGGCGCTCGACACCCTCGGCGAGCTCACCGTCATCGCCGTGACCGGCATCGTGCTCATGGGCGTCCTCGCCCGCCGGCCGCTGCTGCCCGAGCGCACACCCGACATCTCCCATTGGTCGAGAACCGCCCTCGCCCGCAGCACTGACAACACGCTGCCCATCCGGGTCGTCGCCCGCTGGGCCGCGCCCGTGGTCATCCTCCTCTCGCTGTACCTGCTGCTGCGCGGGCACTACGAACCGGGCGGCGGCTTCATCGCCGCGCTCGTCGGGGGCACCGGATTCGCCCTGGCCTACCTGGGCGCCGCCACCGATCGCCGGGCACCGATCACCTGGCCGTACCGGGGTCTGCTGGCCGCCGGCATCGTCGTCGGCGTCGCGAGCGGCATCGGCGGCTACCTCGTCGGCTCGTTCCTCAAGCCCGTGCGCTTCGGCATCCCCCTGCCGTGGGGCGGCGAGTACGGCTTCACCAGCGCGCTGATCTTCGACCTCGGCGTCTACTTCGCCGTCATCGCCATCGTCATCGCCGTGCTCAACGAGCTCGGCGGCGTCACCGAGCGGCGGGGGAGCGACGACGTCATCGAGGGCGCCGAGCCCACCGTCGATCCCGCATCCGACCCGAGCCGGAAGGAGGCGGTCTCATGAGTCTCGCCATCAGCATCGGCATCCTCACCGCCGCCGGGGTGTTCCTCGTACTGCAGCGCGGCATGATCCGCATCATCCTGGGCTTCGTCCTGCTCACCCATGCCGTCAACCTGCTCATCATCGCGGCGGGCGGGGTCGGCCGGCGCGAGGCGCCCTTCTTCGGCGGCGACACGAGCAGCGCCGCGGACGCCCTGCCGCAGGCGTTCGTGCTCACGGCCATCGTCATCGCCTTCGCGATCACCGTCGTCCTCGCGACCTTCGCCGTGATCGGGCGACGCGATGATGACACCGAGGCGGCCGATGAGTCGTCGCCGGTCGAGAGCGGCGCGGAGGCAGAGCGATGACCGGCGCGCTGCAGAGCCTCCTGCCGATGTTCGTCGGGGCCCCGCTGCTGCTGGGCGGCATCCTGCTAGTCGTGACGCGGCACCAACGTCTGCGCCAGGGCATCGGGATGGCGACGCTCCTGATCCTCCTCGGCGGCGCGATCGCGCTGCTGGTGATGACCGCCGACGGCTCCGTGGTCGCCGAGCAGATCGCCCTCTGGCCCGGCGGGGTGGCGATCCCGTTCATCGCGGACGCCTTCTCGAGCCTGATCCTCACTATCGCGCTCCTCGTGGCCGTCGTGAGCTACCAGTACCTGGTCGCCAGCCGCGAGGCGCGCGACCCCTCGATCACCTCCTTCGTGCTCGTCCTCATCGGCGGAGTCGCAGGCGCCCTGCTGACCGCCGATCTGTTCAACCTGTTCGTCTTCATCGAAGTGATGCTGCTGCCGTCCTACGGACTGCTCGTCATCCTCAGTCGCCGCGGCGACATGGCCGGCTCGCGCCTCTACGTGACGGTGAACCTGCTCGCCTCGACGCTCTTCCTCACCGGGGTCGGACTCATCTACGCCGTGGAGGGCACGGTCAATCTCGGCGAGCTCGCGGGAGCCGCCGACGACCCCGTCACCGCGATCGCGGCAGCGGTGTGCCTCTCGGCGATCGCCGTGAAGGCCGCGGTGTTCCCCGTGCACGGCTGGCTCGCGCGCGCGTACCGCTCGGCGTCCCCGGCCGTCGCCGCACTCTTCTCGGGTCTGCACACCAAGGTCGCGGTCTACATCATCTACCGCATCGTCTCGGTCGTCTTCGAGGGCGACGAGCGGTGGATGTCCGCGATCCTGATCCTCGCGGCGATCACCCTCGTCGTGGGAGCCCTGGCCGGCCTCGGCGAGCGCGAGGTGCGACCCATGCTGCTCTTCCAGATGGTGAGCGGGATCGGCTTCATCCTCGTCGGGGTGACGCTCTCCACGCCGCTCGGCCTCACGGCGGGGATCGCCTACATGGTGCACCACATGGTCGTCATGGGCTCGTTGCTGCTCGTCGCCAGCGCGATCGAGCAGACGTACGGCACGGGCCGCCTCGATCGTGTCTCCGGGCTGCGGTCGCGCGAGCCGCTGCTCACCGTCGCGTTCATCATCGCGGCGCTGTCGCTCGCGGGTCTGCCCCCGTTCTCCGGCTTCATCGCGAAGTACGCCCTCGTGCTCGCGAGTGCCGACGCCGGTCGGGTGCTCGTCGCCGGACTGCTCGTGCTCGTCAGCCTGCTCTCGCTCATGGCGATGATGCGGATCTGGGCGGACGTCTTCAACGGCAAACGCCACGCCGACGTCGAGCTGCTCGCCGCCGAGTCGCGTCTGCGGCTCGAGCGCGGGCTGTTCGACGACGAGCCGATCGATCGCGCGGCGGTGGCCGCCGAGGCGGAGGACGCCGTCGAGCGCCTGGCGCCG contains these protein-coding regions:
- the zapE gene encoding cell division protein ZapE; its protein translation is MDSATTALRLIDRNPGLAAAELLEHLAPPPQFAAASLESYVPDPAHPSQSEAVEAVRRFADGVPDAPATGLAGLFRRKAPVVVDKPGIYLDGGFGVGKTHLLAALWHRTPGRKHFGTFIEYTALVGALGYAQAVAALSGARLIAIDEFELDDPGDTMVMSRLLGQLVAGGTRIAATSNTPPHALGEGRFAAQDFLREITALADRFDILRIDGDDYRKRDIEGHAVTLDEAAFEERMREETARGTATIDDFAAVLHHLSTVHPSRYIGLIDGLTAIGLRDVTVLRNQTDALRLVALVDRLYDAQIRIATTGVPLDGIFTDDMLSGGYRKKYLRAVSRMIALTTA
- a CDS encoding dihydrofolate reductase family protein, which produces MILRRLLPAPGDELDVAAPGARDRLLEWYAPEGAEGIRCNLVVTIDGRAAGGDGLSDSLSSRTDRMILGVIRESADAVLVGAGTVRAEGYRLPSRAPLAIVSASGRLDGHRLAPREGAPPVVVLTTAAGAERVAASLGVLPHRAVVVAEHSFSISEAVDALRGLGLRSLVAEGGPSVIRSLLEADLLDELCLTTAPRLGGRALPLLGEGDAPLTTWQRTQLLVDAEGLSYARWSRAVPA
- a CDS encoding SufE family protein yields the protein MTADLPPALAETREDFLALTEKDRLQLLLEFSNELPNLPEEYRDRPELLERVEECQSPVFLFVAVKGDVVAVHATAPAESPTTRGFASILVQGLSGLDAATVLAVPDDFAFDLGLTTAVSPLRLRGMTGMLGRIKRQVREKTAA
- a CDS encoding sodium:proton antiporter — encoded protein: MSLAISIGILTAAGVFLVLQRGMIRIILGFVLLTHAVNLLIIAAGGVGRREAPFFGGDTSSAADALPQAFVLTAIVIAFAITVVLATFAVIGRRDDDTEAADESSPVESGAEAER
- a CDS encoding alpha/beta hydrolase family protein; this translates as MSPSPGSRAGILLGAIVVGAAVAAMSATAAVAVGMARRVVTPAVRREEDVAIHGVDLDARWIRLGRTPDTAVPGRYGLWFAGGAGHARVGRILTTTPTTVTRVLESVQSGRIQEARRGRWGAWFHLNPADLGLDAEEVAVATELGPAPAWVVHPASGPSTDWVVQVHGRGVTRAEGLRALPVFRRAGFSSLLISYRNDGLAPPSADGRYALGLEEWRDLESAVAEALRRGAARIVVMGWSMGGAITLQFLTRSPLAHHVVGAVLESPVVDWRTVLRFHAALSGLPRPVGEVALGVLGSAGARPLLGIGAPIDLAELDLVARADELTVPLLLLHSDDDGYVPPGASLALAAARPDIVTLERFAVARHTKLWNVDPVRWEAVIERWLRARAQAGTARDQRA
- a CDS encoding sulfurtransferase; protein product: MTIPVDSTAKFQHYAHPERLVSTEWLEQHLGAEGLVVVESDEDVLLYEVGHIPGAVKVDWHTELNDPVMRDYIDGAQFSALMSAKGIARDSTVVIYGDKSNWWAAYALWVFTLFGHEDVRLLDGGRDRWVAEGRAITTDAPTPTPTDYPVVERRDESIRAFKEDVLDHLGKPLIDVRSPEEYSGQRTTAPAYPEEGALRAGHIPTARSVPWSRAANEDGTFRPLDELSAIYRDEAGVGDADDVIAYCRIGERSSHTWFVLTHLLGVEKVRNYDGSWTEWGSAVRVPITTGTEPGDAPAR
- a CDS encoding monovalent cation/H+ antiporter subunit D family protein; translation: MTGALQSLLPMFVGAPLLLGGILLVVTRHQRLRQGIGMATLLILLGGAIALLVMTADGSVVAEQIALWPGGVAIPFIADAFSSLILTIALLVAVVSYQYLVASREARDPSITSFVLVLIGGVAGALLTADLFNLFVFIEVMLLPSYGLLVILSRRGDMAGSRLYVTVNLLASTLFLTGVGLIYAVEGTVNLGELAGAADDPVTAIAAAVCLSAIAVKAAVFPVHGWLARAYRSASPAVAALFSGLHTKVAVYIIYRIVSVVFEGDERWMSAILILAAITLVVGALAGLGEREVRPMLLFQMVSGIGFILVGVTLSTPLGLTAGIAYMVHHMVVMGSLLLVASAIEQTYGTGRLDRVSGLRSREPLLTVAFIIAALSLAGLPPFSGFIAKYALVLASADAGRVLVAGLLVLVSLLSLMAMMRIWADVFNGKRHADVELLAAESRLRLERGLFDDEPIDRAAVAAEAEDAVERLAPPKRATTTEEDPHEHRGTRIPTALIVPALLLAAVSVGLGLGGELLLAMSERAGAALLDTAGYVRAVMGR
- a CDS encoding DUF4040 family protein yields the protein MSLIVLLGGALATVGLTMLATRLIGRDAGWIAAAALAALAVLVGVQAAPVIAGGEAVRETIAWMPTLDIAVRLRLDGLAALFLLIVLGIGALVMAYSARYLSERSVHAHTGYFAWMLLFAFAMTGLVLADDLVLLFVFWELTTLCSFALINRSGHRASAPAVRTLLITATGGLALLFAVVLIVVRTGTTVLSDALGDAAWQTDAGFTAGVAVLVALAAMTKSAQFPFHLWLPDAMVAPTPVSAYLHAAAMVKAGIYLLMLFSPALAGTVVWQSVLVTTGLITAIMGAVFALRRFDLKEIMAYSTVSQLGFIVALIGVGTPSALTTAALYTLAHALFKASLFMVVGIVDRQAGTRDIRLLRGLRRALPSTFVATVLAGLSMAGVFPLLGFVSKEYLLGGMLEPGGPEWLGALLATTAVIGATATFAYTGRIILGGFTDYRGTDRIDEALDTHRMPQIVSEASPLFLIPAVVPALLGLLLGPSVAMLRPLTGAAGSAAAGETYEASFAIFSGFTPELALSITIIVLGLVVIGQRRRLDRVFEARILPFTAIDVVERIRTGAIRLGRRVGGATRTDAQPLHLGVPWLLLALVIGAALVMSPAVGEVVEPGEPWTDALLLGLLVVTVVPAVLTRSRLTALILVGGAGFVVALWFFALGAIDVGLTQLLVELLTVVALVLILRRLPPLFHRVARSRQLASAALAVGVGAAATAATLFFTGRRELSAVGRYFLDEAYEDTGGSNVVNTILVDYRALDTLGELTVIAVTGIVLMGVLARRPLLPERTPDISHWSRTALARSTDNTLPIRVVARWAAPVVILLSLYLLLRGHYEPGGGFIAALVGGTGFALAYLGAATDRRAPITWPYRGLLAAGIVVGVASGIGGYLVGSFLKPVRFGIPLPWGGEYGFTSALIFDLGVYFAVIAIVIAVLNELGGVTERRGSDDVIEGAEPTVDPASDPSRKEAVS